In the Vibrio gigantis genome, one interval contains:
- the pheT gene encoding phenylalanine--tRNA ligase subunit beta translates to MKFSESWLREWVKPAINSEELAHQITMAGLEVDDVEPVAGEFTGVKVGKVVECGQHPDADKLQVTKIDIGEEELLDIVCGASNCRLGLTVAVATVGAVLPGDFKIKKAKLRGVPSHGMLCSFSELGIDVESDGILELPEGTTLGMDVRELLELNDVTIDVDLTANRADCFSIRGLAREVGVLNRADVTEPTVEAVATSIEDTVSVEIKATDACPRYLGRVVKNVNVKAESPIWMQEKLRRCGIRSIDPVVDITNYVMLEQGQPMHAFDLAKIEGGIVVRLAEQGEKLTLLDGNEAELNSNTLVIADHNKALAIAGIFGGQDSGVTTETTDVLLEAAFFAPDHIRGRARAYGLHTDSSLRFERGVDSTLQAAAMERATQLLVEICGGEVAPVNGSESEADLPKANVVALRRAKLDSLLGHEIPSTDVVEILTRLGCEVETTDAGWTATSPSWRFDIAIEQDLIEEVGRIYGYDNIPNQAPKAALKMNDHKEADQPLKRVRDLLVDRGYHEAITYSFVEPEQQKLVVPGVEPLILPFPISADMSAMRLGLIQGLLNTVVHNQKRQQSRVRLFESGLRFIPEATAENGMRQEMMLAGVISGTRGEEHWDIATNTVDFFDLKGDLEAVLELSANEIAYSFKAAKHPALHPGQTAAIVVDGKEVGIIGTVHPELERKFGLNGRTIVFEIEWAAINTRVLPEAVAVSKFPANRRDIAVVVDEAVASGDIVEACIAAGGEFLTGAKLFDVYVGQGVEEGKKSLAIALSLQSVERTLEDADIAGSVDAIVASISEKFGAALRD, encoded by the coding sequence ATGAAATTCAGTGAATCTTGGCTACGCGAGTGGGTTAAACCTGCAATTAACAGCGAAGAGCTAGCTCACCAAATCACTATGGCTGGTTTGGAAGTTGACGATGTAGAACCTGTTGCTGGTGAATTCACCGGCGTTAAAGTAGGTAAAGTGGTTGAGTGCGGTCAGCACCCAGACGCAGACAAACTACAAGTTACAAAAATTGATATCGGCGAAGAAGAACTTTTAGACATCGTATGTGGTGCATCTAACTGTCGTCTTGGCCTAACTGTAGCAGTAGCAACAGTTGGCGCAGTACTTCCTGGTGACTTCAAAATCAAGAAAGCAAAACTACGTGGCGTTCCATCGCACGGCATGCTTTGTTCTTTCTCTGAGCTAGGTATCGACGTAGAGTCTGACGGCATCCTTGAGCTGCCAGAAGGTACAACGCTAGGTATGGACGTACGTGAGCTTCTAGAGCTTAACGACGTAACTATCGACGTAGACCTAACAGCAAACCGCGCAGACTGCTTCAGCATCCGTGGTCTTGCTCGTGAAGTTGGCGTACTAAACCGCGCAGACGTTACAGAGCCAACAGTTGAAGCTGTCGCAACAAGCATTGAAGACACAGTATCTGTTGAAATTAAAGCAACTGATGCTTGTCCACGTTACCTTGGCCGTGTGGTTAAGAACGTAAACGTGAAAGCGGAATCCCCAATCTGGATGCAAGAAAAACTGCGTCGTTGTGGTATCCGTTCAATCGACCCAGTTGTAGACATCACAAACTACGTGATGCTAGAGCAAGGCCAACCAATGCACGCATTTGATCTAGCTAAGATCGAAGGCGGTATCGTGGTTCGTCTAGCAGAGCAGGGCGAAAAGCTAACACTTCTAGATGGCAACGAAGCTGAACTAAACAGCAACACGCTTGTTATCGCTGACCACAACAAAGCACTAGCAATCGCTGGTATCTTTGGCGGTCAAGATTCAGGTGTTACTACTGAAACAACAGACGTACTTCTTGAAGCTGCATTCTTCGCACCGGATCACATCCGTGGTCGCGCACGTGCTTACGGCCTTCACACTGATTCTTCTCTACGTTTTGAACGTGGTGTTGATTCAACACTTCAAGCAGCTGCAATGGAGCGTGCAACACAGCTTCTAGTTGAAATCTGTGGTGGTGAAGTTGCGCCAGTAAACGGCAGCGAATCTGAAGCTGATCTTCCTAAAGCAAACGTAGTTGCTCTACGTCGCGCTAAGCTAGACAGCCTACTAGGTCACGAAATCCCATCTACAGACGTAGTGGAAATTCTTACTCGCCTAGGTTGTGAAGTAGAAACGACTGATGCTGGTTGGACGGCAACGTCTCCATCTTGGCGTTTTGATATCGCAATCGAGCAAGACCTAATTGAAGAAGTAGGTCGTATCTACGGTTACGATAACATTCCAAACCAAGCGCCTAAAGCGGCACTTAAAATGAATGACCACAAAGAAGCTGACCAACCGCTTAAGCGCGTTCGTGACCTTCTCGTAGACCGTGGCTACCACGAAGCAATCACATACAGCTTCGTAGAACCAGAACAGCAAAAACTTGTTGTACCTGGCGTTGAGCCGCTAATTCTGCCATTCCCAATCTCTGCGGACATGTCAGCAATGCGTCTTGGCCTAATCCAAGGTCTTCTAAACACAGTTGTTCACAACCAGAAGCGTCAACAGTCTCGCGTTCGTCTATTCGAATCAGGCCTACGTTTCATCCCTGAAGCCACTGCTGAAAACGGCATGCGCCAAGAAATGATGCTTGCGGGCGTTATCTCTGGTACTCGTGGCGAAGAGCACTGGGACATTGCAACTAACACTGTAGATTTCTTCGATCTTAAAGGTGACCTAGAAGCTGTTCTTGAGCTTTCTGCAAACGAAATCGCATACAGCTTCAAAGCAGCTAAGCACCCAGCACTTCACCCAGGTCAAACTGCGGCTATCGTAGTAGACGGCAAAGAAGTGGGTATCATTGGTACTGTTCACCCAGAACTAGAGCGTAAGTTTGGTCTTAACGGCCGCACTATCGTATTCGAAATCGAATGGGCAGCTATCAACACTCGCGTGCTTCCAGAAGCAGTAGCAGTATCTAAGTTCCCTGCAAACCGTCGTGATATCGCGGTTGTTGTTGACGAAGCAGTAGCTTCTGGCGACATCGTAGAAGCGTGTATCGCAGCTGGTGGCGAATTCCTAACAGGCGCTAAACTGTTCGACGTATACGTTGGTCAAGGCGTTGAAGAAGGCAAGAAGAGCCTAGCTATCGCACTTAGCCTACAGTCTGTAGAGCGCACACTTGAAGATGCAGACATCGCTGGTTCAGTAGATGCTATCGTAGCTTCAATCTCAGAGAAATTCGGCGCAGCACTTCGCGACTAA
- a CDS encoding efflux RND transporter permease subunit, translating to METVMKHDSQKPTFDQQNRDNPNADSANTDLNSWHSIPTKRSFIVLLVVFSIIILSALGAKNLYFRGDYNIFFEGTNKQLMAFDEIQTTFAKTDNLAIVVAPEDGNVFTPETLTLIQNLTVDAWQIPYSSRVDSLANYQHTEAIEDDLLVEDLLYEEYEHTPERIAKVKQIALNEPLLKNALVSASGDVTIVNVTVQLPEVDKTAEVQEVIAAINAMIGKYQDQYPNVEFHKAGIIAMNNAFMTSAQEDSSTLVPLMLLVVLVFLTFMLRSFFSVVATLIVIISSIVATMGLSGWAGMFLSTATVNVPTLVLTLAVADCVHVIVTMRQAMQRGMEKAQAIQYSIKLNAMPILITSVTTAIGFLMMNMSDSPVLRDFGNLSALGVLIACFLSVTMLPALLKLLPIKRLSVNPTAEDKVTFMDKLGDFVVANRKALLPISTLVIVGAAALIPLNKVNDESVKYFDTSSEFRQAADFMEETVSGMTTLSIAVKTNESQAIADPVFLQAIGDFTEWLRVQPETDHVATLSDVYMRLNKNMHGDDDSYYQLPLNRELAAQYLLLYEMSLPYGLDLNNQINVDKSSIKMVLTVDNLGSVELVELEERIYSWFAANAPQYEVVASSPSLMFAHIGETNMASMLSTLPITLVLISGLMIFALRSVRLGMISLVPNIAPAIIGFGLWALISGEINLGLSVVVTLTLGIVVDDAVHFLSKYQRARIEGKSAEEAVRYAFHTVGRALWITTVVLVAGFSVLAMSSFRLNSDMGLLSAIVIFIALVVDFILLPSLLMIFDKQTHYSDKPQHESKPETKPQSSPTAELTTWTK from the coding sequence ATGGAGACTGTGATGAAACATGACAGCCAGAAGCCCACGTTCGATCAGCAAAACCGAGATAACCCTAATGCCGATAGCGCAAACACAGATCTAAACAGTTGGCACTCAATACCTACCAAGCGTTCGTTTATCGTTCTGCTGGTGGTGTTTTCAATCATCATTCTCTCTGCATTAGGGGCCAAGAACCTCTACTTTAGAGGGGACTACAACATCTTCTTTGAAGGTACCAACAAACAGTTGATGGCGTTCGATGAAATCCAAACCACCTTTGCAAAAACCGACAACCTTGCGATTGTTGTCGCCCCTGAAGATGGCAATGTCTTCACCCCAGAAACTCTCACATTAATTCAAAACCTCACGGTTGATGCGTGGCAGATCCCGTATTCAAGCCGTGTGGATTCTCTTGCTAATTATCAGCACACCGAAGCCATTGAAGATGACCTCTTGGTAGAAGACCTGCTGTATGAAGAGTACGAGCACACACCAGAGCGCATCGCTAAAGTTAAACAGATAGCCCTCAACGAACCGTTGCTTAAGAATGCCTTGGTGTCGGCCTCTGGCGATGTGACGATTGTTAACGTGACCGTGCAACTGCCTGAAGTGGATAAGACCGCGGAAGTGCAAGAGGTGATCGCGGCGATCAATGCCATGATCGGCAAGTATCAAGATCAATATCCGAATGTGGAATTCCATAAAGCGGGCATCATCGCCATGAACAACGCATTTATGACTTCGGCTCAAGAAGACAGTTCAACGCTGGTGCCGTTAATGCTATTGGTAGTGTTGGTGTTCCTGACCTTTATGCTGCGCTCGTTCTTTAGTGTGGTGGCCACGCTTATTGTGATCATCTCTTCAATTGTTGCCACCATGGGTTTATCCGGTTGGGCAGGGATGTTCCTCAGCACAGCAACCGTGAATGTGCCTACCTTGGTTTTAACTTTGGCGGTGGCCGATTGTGTTCACGTGATTGTGACCATGAGACAAGCCATGCAACGCGGGATGGAGAAAGCACAAGCCATTCAATACAGCATCAAGCTCAATGCGATGCCGATTCTGATCACCTCAGTGACCACCGCAATTGGTTTCTTGATGATGAACATGTCGGACTCTCCAGTATTACGAGACTTCGGTAACTTGTCGGCATTAGGTGTACTCATCGCGTGTTTCCTATCTGTGACTATGCTGCCTGCATTGCTAAAACTGCTGCCAATTAAGCGCTTGTCAGTAAATCCAACGGCGGAAGATAAAGTGACCTTTATGGATAAGCTCGGTGATTTTGTCGTTGCGAACCGTAAAGCACTGCTGCCTATTTCAACCCTTGTGATTGTTGGCGCTGCGGCGTTAATTCCACTGAACAAAGTGAATGATGAATCGGTGAAGTATTTCGATACCTCAAGCGAATTCAGACAAGCGGCTGATTTCATGGAAGAGACCGTAAGCGGCATGACCACCCTTAGCATCGCGGTCAAAACCAATGAGTCTCAAGCGATTGCTGATCCTGTGTTCTTACAAGCGATTGGCGACTTTACTGAGTGGCTACGTGTTCAACCAGAAACCGACCATGTGGCCACGCTATCTGATGTTTACATGCGTTTGAATAAGAACATGCATGGCGATGACGATAGCTACTACCAATTGCCACTAAACCGTGAACTTGCTGCGCAATACCTGCTTCTTTATGAGATGTCTCTGCCGTATGGCTTGGACTTGAACAACCAGATCAACGTCGATAAGTCATCGATAAAAATGGTACTCACCGTCGACAACCTCGGCAGCGTTGAGCTAGTGGAACTCGAAGAACGCATCTACTCATGGTTTGCAGCCAATGCACCTCAGTATGAAGTAGTCGCGTCGAGCCCATCACTGATGTTTGCTCACATTGGCGAAACCAACATGGCGAGTATGTTATCGACTCTGCCTATCACCTTAGTACTTATCTCGGGCTTGATGATCTTTGCGTTGCGCTCAGTTCGCTTGGGTATGATCAGCCTAGTGCCAAACATTGCACCTGCGATCATTGGTTTTGGTTTATGGGCGCTTATCTCAGGTGAAATTAACCTTGGTTTGTCAGTGGTGGTGACGCTCACTTTGGGTATCGTAGTTGATGATGCGGTGCACTTCTTAAGCAAATACCAGCGCGCAAGAATAGAAGGTAAATCGGCGGAAGAAGCGGTTCGATACGCCTTCCACACCGTTGGCCGTGCATTGTGGATTACCACTGTCGTGTTAGTGGCTGGTTTCTCAGTACTGGCGATGTCGAGCTTCAGACTCAACTCCGACATGGGCTTACTCAGCGCGATTGTGATTTTCATTGCGCTGGTGGTCGACTTCATCTTGCTACCAAGCCTACTGATGATCTTCGACAAACAGACTCACTATTCAGATAAACCTCAGCACGAATCAAAGCCAGAAACCAAGCCACAGTCTAGCCCAACAGCCGAACTGACTACATGGACCAAATAA
- a CDS encoding GGDEF domain-containing protein, which yields MNSFNWDTNFETGIGVVDEQHQYLVGFINHYGNLLSENTISIDDMSAALLDLTRYAEFHFKEEESLMRERGVYDLHIEEHIKVHRVFMQDIYSMQAFILEEDQASARQLLDFLIHWLAYHILGIDQNMARQVAAIEEGATPRQAFEAEEKQQDSSTIPLLAALKGLFEQVSERNKQLLRFNQLLEDKVEERTAELKRANKKLEELSLTDSLTNLPNRRCAFKQLAVHWQDSKELGVPLVCIMIDADHFKRINDTSGHDAGDLVLKTLSRELKNTFRNDDIVCRLGGDEFLVICPDTDLKGGMHIAETTRQKVSELEVETGNQAWIGSISVGVAEMTQEFETMNELIKAADESVYLAKNAGKNSVCSIQI from the coding sequence ATGAATTCATTTAATTGGGATACAAACTTTGAAACAGGTATTGGTGTTGTAGACGAACAACATCAATACCTTGTTGGTTTTATCAACCACTACGGAAACCTGTTGTCGGAGAATACAATTTCTATCGATGACATGAGCGCCGCTTTGCTTGACCTCACACGCTATGCCGAATTTCATTTTAAAGAAGAAGAATCTTTGATGAGAGAGCGCGGCGTTTATGACTTACACATTGAAGAGCACATCAAAGTGCATCGTGTGTTTATGCAAGACATCTACAGCATGCAAGCCTTCATCTTGGAAGAAGATCAGGCGTCAGCACGTCAGTTGTTGGACTTCCTCATCCATTGGCTTGCTTATCACATCCTTGGTATCGACCAAAACATGGCGCGACAAGTGGCCGCAATAGAAGAGGGCGCAACACCTCGACAAGCCTTTGAAGCAGAAGAAAAGCAGCAAGATTCTTCGACCATCCCTTTACTGGCCGCGCTTAAAGGCTTATTTGAACAAGTCTCTGAACGAAACAAACAGTTGTTACGCTTCAACCAGTTACTCGAAGACAAAGTCGAGGAACGCACCGCAGAATTGAAACGAGCGAACAAGAAACTTGAAGAGCTGTCGTTAACAGACTCACTCACTAATTTGCCTAACCGTCGGTGTGCTTTTAAACAGTTAGCAGTGCATTGGCAAGATTCAAAAGAACTTGGCGTACCTTTGGTGTGCATTATGATTGATGCAGACCACTTCAAACGCATTAATGACACCAGTGGACATGATGCAGGCGATTTGGTACTAAAAACCCTCTCGCGCGAACTGAAAAACACGTTTCGTAATGATGATATTGTGTGTCGATTAGGGGGCGATGAATTCTTGGTTATTTGCCCAGACACCGACCTTAAAGGGGGCATGCACATCGCAGAAACGACTCGACAGAAAGTGTCTGAATTAGAGGTCGAAACCGGCAACCAAGCTTGGATTGGTAGCATCAGTGTCGGTGTGGCTGAAATGACCCAAGAATTCGAAACCATGAATGAATTGATTAAAGCGGCTGACGAGTCCGTTTATTTAGCGAAAAACGCAGGGAAGAACAGCGTTTGTTCTATTCAAATCTAG
- the pheS gene encoding phenylalanine--tRNA ligase subunit alpha → MQHLEEIIANATTAIDTADSLVALDEVRVQYLGKKGELTLQLQSLGKLPPEERRTAGQEINKAKGAVQQAIAARKDALQRAELEAKLAEETIDVSLPGRRIENGGLHPVTRTVERIEQFFGELGFSTESGPEIEDAFHNFDALNIADDHPARTDHDTFFFNPDLMLRTHTSGVQIRTMENGKPPFRFIAPGRVYRNDYDQTHTPMFHQVEGMLVDENVNFAQLKGILNDFLCNFFEEEVEVRFRPSFFPFTEPSAEVDVKRKDGKWLEVLGCGMVHPNVLRSVGIDPEKYSGFAFGMGVERLTMLRYGVNDLRAFFENDLRFLKQFK, encoded by the coding sequence ATGCAACATCTAGAAGAGATCATTGCTAATGCAACGACTGCTATTGATACAGCAGATTCGTTAGTCGCACTTGATGAAGTGCGAGTTCAGTATTTAGGTAAGAAGGGTGAACTAACTCTTCAACTACAAAGCCTAGGTAAACTTCCACCTGAAGAGCGTCGCACTGCTGGTCAAGAGATCAACAAAGCGAAAGGTGCTGTTCAACAAGCGATCGCAGCTCGCAAAGACGCACTACAACGTGCAGAGCTTGAAGCGAAACTAGCTGAAGAAACTATCGATGTGAGCCTACCTGGTCGTCGCATTGAGAACGGTGGTCTTCACCCAGTTACACGCACAGTTGAGCGTATCGAACAGTTCTTTGGTGAGCTTGGCTTTAGCACTGAGTCTGGCCCTGAGATCGAAGATGCATTCCACAACTTTGATGCACTAAACATCGCAGACGATCACCCAGCTCGTACTGATCACGATACTTTCTTCTTCAACCCTGATCTAATGCTACGTACGCACACTTCTGGTGTTCAAATCCGTACGATGGAAAACGGCAAACCGCCATTCCGCTTCATTGCTCCGGGTCGTGTTTACCGTAACGACTACGATCAAACTCACACGCCAATGTTCCACCAAGTGGAAGGTATGTTAGTTGATGAGAACGTAAACTTCGCACAACTTAAAGGCATTCTTAACGATTTCCTTTGTAACTTCTTTGAAGAAGAAGTTGAAGTGCGTTTCCGTCCTTCATTCTTCCCGTTCACAGAGCCTTCAGCTGAAGTTGACGTGAAACGTAAAGATGGCAAATGGCTAGAAGTTCTAGGCTGTGGCATGGTTCACCCTAACGTACTTCGCTCTGTTGGCATCGACCCTGAGAAATACTCTGGTTTTGCATTCGGTATGGGTGTAGAGCGTCTAACGATGCTTCGTTACGGCGTAAATGACCTTCGTGCGTTCTTCGAGAACGACCTTCGTTTCCTTAAACAATTCAAGTAA
- a CDS encoding outer membrane lipoprotein-sorting protein, with product MKSVKQSFVTTLLTVSSLSVGTLTIGTFAAFPALADPAKGLEIAEQRKAVDVGWGDSVATMEMLLRNKQGESSTRLMRLKSLEVDDDGDKGLTIFDEPRDVKGTAFLNHSHITKSDDQWLYLPALKRVKRISSRNKSGPFMGSEFAYEDLSSFELEKYTFNYIEDAKLEGVDTFVLEQVPTDKNSGYTMQKVWLDQQYYRPVQVEFYDRKGALLKTLSFQDYKQYLNQYWRAHTMSMQNHQTGKSTVLTTTDLAFQTGLKDKDFQKNTLKRAK from the coding sequence ATGAAAAGCGTTAAACAATCATTCGTTACTACATTACTTACTGTTAGCTCATTAAGCGTCGGCACGTTAACAATAGGCACATTCGCGGCTTTCCCAGCATTAGCAGACCCTGCGAAAGGCTTAGAAATTGCCGAGCAACGTAAAGCGGTCGATGTCGGGTGGGGCGATTCTGTTGCGACCATGGAAATGCTACTTCGCAACAAACAGGGCGAAAGCAGCACACGATTAATGCGATTGAAATCTTTGGAAGTTGATGACGATGGCGATAAAGGCTTAACCATTTTTGATGAGCCGCGCGATGTAAAAGGCACGGCTTTTCTAAACCATTCGCATATCACTAAATCGGATGACCAGTGGCTGTATCTGCCAGCATTGAAACGTGTGAAACGCATCTCTTCACGCAACAAATCGGGGCCGTTTATGGGCAGTGAATTTGCGTATGAAGACTTAAGCTCGTTTGAACTAGAAAAGTACACCTTCAACTACATTGAAGACGCGAAATTAGAAGGCGTAGACACCTTTGTTTTAGAGCAAGTACCGACCGACAAAAACTCAGGCTACACCATGCAAAAAGTATGGCTAGATCAACAATACTACCGCCCCGTTCAAGTGGAGTTTTACGACCGCAAAGGCGCATTGCTGAAAACTCTGTCGTTCCAAGACTACAAACAATACCTGAACCAATACTGGCGCGCGCACACCATGTCGATGCAAAACCACCAAACGGGTAAAAGTACGGTATTAACCACGACAGATTTGGCGTTCCAGACCGGTCTTAAAGACAAGGACTTTCAAAAAAACACACTGAAACGAGCTAAGTAA